The DNA sequence TGCTGATTAATGTAAAGGGACGAACTGTGACTGCGACGTGCGATGACTATGTTGCTGGTGATGATTTCATTATGATGTTTTTAGCATGTGGGCGAGGACTAAATGAGTGTGCATTTTACACGGGGAAAGTACAGCTCCTTGCCGCAGTCGTGGTGATTTCAACTTAACCAGGACGAAGAACTTTTAGTATTTTGCCAATTGAATCATCTAGATGAGTAAAAAAGGCAAGTGATGGAGGTGATAACTGCTTTTCCAATAAAGGATGTGATATACCATGTTTAGCCTGTGTTCGATATGTGTTGCAGTGTGAATCTCGTTTTGCTTGAGTTGACAGAAAAGAGTCCCCCAACCGGAAACTGAAACTGAGCTGCAGCGGTGAGAGCACTGAATCCTAACCACTAGAACACCTGGGAAGATGGTGCCGCAACAGGTGAGCGCAAAGAATCATGCCGTTTGTTCATGTGTACCACTAGATGTAGCACTTTTGGCACAAACCAACCAGACCAGATTTTACAAGAGGCTTAGTCGTAATTGGACCTACAGTAGCGTCATGCTGTATGTCCAGAAATAGATCCAACTAGTTTCTAATAGCCTCTTACAAATGCTTTAGGAAATACACACATGTAGTGTCTGGGGTCATGATAACCGTTCAGAAGCACTTGGAGAAATACATTACATCCTGACTCATCTGCTTCATTTTAAGGACGCCAAAGTTTCCATGTATCACTTACTCAGTGCATGCTGTGATATCATTCCCTGCCTCAAACAGGCATTTCAGATGAGgtctttgttgttattttcccccctccttAGTAACAGTAAGTCCTTGTAAAAGCAACTGGTGGAGCTTCAACTACAGGTTGTACTAACATTTTATAGTATAGTAGTTAACTACAGTCGAGCCAGCCTCAATTCGGAAAACACACGCTGTCAAACAAGTCCCCACGTTGTTTTGAGTTACGTGGATACTCCAGGTTGGGCATGGGTAGTGATTTCGCAATTGAAGAAACGCCCTTAAAATATAGAATTTCAGAAATTACACAAAATCATTGAATATGAGATGTCACTCAGACAAATTGTCACTTtaaaatcacttcctgtttccacagaaCAGTTCCACTTCAGACTGACAGTAGACGACCCCACCTTACAACGTGCTGAAATTGTCTGCGTGACACTGGGGGGGGGTGGTCTACTCTCAGTCTGCAGTGGAACTGgtctgtggaaacaggaagtttccTTTCAATTCTAATCTGAATTTAGTGGGGACGATGGCTCatataataacattttcaaGGGCTTTAACTTTCAAAATCCACACCAGAAGGTCCTGAACTGGTCAGTTAAGTCCAAAGGAGAGCCTGCACAGACATGAATTTACAGGATGCAGGATacttgatgaaaacaaacattttcatgctCTCTAAATTTCTACACTACCTTTCCCGATTTCAAAAGCCTCCTTTCACAGCAGCACGTGAAGCACAGGGCTTTATCGCTCTCTGTCACGTAGTGCAGTCATTTACGCTGACAGCCACGTTCGCAGCTCCATCTTGAACCAAACAGAAAAAGCAGGGGGTGCTGCAGCCTCCTCACTAATTACGCCTCTGACGTAGATGTAATATGTTAACCTTGATCAGATCCAGTTGAAATATTACAGTATAAATGCATACAGATGAGGAGTGAGACCGAGTCCCTTCAAACCTTTATTAGCCATTTTTAAAGTGTGAGTCACTTCATCAGTTTCAAATCATGTTGTCCTCCGACTGTTGTTGCCTCAACTGTTTGCTAACTTGTTCCAGCCTATAATTATACCATGTCATCCTGAGAATCCAATAAATGGAACCCAGAGAAACGGAAGAACATTTGAAATGGATTGTCACCTACACAATTACAAGATGCATCACGTAAACCTCCGAAATAATATGGTTTATACACAGAATCagaataaatgtatgaataataGAGAATTTGCCAACTCTGAATTCCCCCTCTTCGCCTTGGGTAATATTTGCTCGAGACGCCTCTGTTCAACTATTCAGGGATTTGGTTTGCTTTGGATTTTGGGACTTACAAGAGATTCTAAGTGCCACTTGTGTTGTGTCCTGGACGATCAGCTGTTGGCCTGTAAGCTTATCGTAAAAGATGGGAGACCCATTCCAGCTGTACCGTCCCTCACGTCACACCTAATAATACACCCTGACAACAGGCAAAGTGGGGCGGTGGCCAGTGACTCACTGGGCCCGGACCAggactatatatataatagCAGGCATGcagggagacaaagacacacacacttgaataaTAGCAGCGACTCGGTCACTCTGGAGAGATATTCTTTTGAATTTATTCACCAAATTGAACCACCATGTCACAGGTAGGTGCAGTTGATTTGATTATGCTCTTTTCATAATTTACACTAAAATGTTACACATGACTCCAGGTTTTCCTACAGATATCAACATTACCACTCTATTCTTTATTTCTCCCGTTAACATTAATAATCCAGCCGGgcgaggtgaagaagaagaagcgtccccctgtgaaggaggaggacCTGAAAGGGGCGCGCAGTAAACTGGGGCTGAAGGGCGAGGTCAAGAGTAAGACCTATGAGGTCATGGCGGAGTGCGGTGAGCAGACCTTTTTATTCATGTTGCTTCATGTGAACACAAGACGAGTGACGTGAGCGCGTCCGGTGTTGACTCTCTGTCCCGGGGAGCTCAAACTTCATGCTCACTGACAGTTTTATACAACGTCACCATGCCACTGTGTAATGGGACATATATCACTATTTCAGAACACTGTTTTGTTTGGCCTCTCCTATGGAGAATGAAAATCACTTATTCACGAATCAGTTCATAAATTAATTTGTAAATTAATgcttaaataaacacaaaaaaatacatatatatagagaatgaatacaattaaaatacatacattgaAGCTGAAgttgatacaaaaataaataataaaatacaatgttAATATATTAGAACTTAtgagaaatacacaaatacacccAATAAATAACTATTTTACTTATTACATGATTTTCCACTGGACATTTATTCAAGCTCTCCTAATGTAAGTTTGACAAAACATCTGCCAGATGTGggaaataatgtaatataaatactaaagttaataaatgtaGATTTGTTGAAAGGTAGAATTAAATGGAAGACATTTACCTATGCATGTCTCATTTTCAAGTAATAATTAcaacatgtatttgtttatgtCTATATTCCTGTTGCCTCTATGTGTATTCATGAATACGTCCCGATTGAATTCCCACAATCTGCTGTCGCAAAAGTCGGTCTGTCGAGGTCCTGGATacatcaccattttttttttagggaaaaaaaaaaatgtgcgcAATTCAGAGACATGTGACAAAAAGTAgttccctgaccgggaatcgaacccgggccgcggcggtgagagcgccgaatcctaaccactagaccaccagggaTCATGCGTAACGTATTTATActgacagtaataaaaaaaataaaaaaaagacgaaCTGTCcttgttaatgtgtttgttcattttgacacagaCTCAATTTTCCTGTGGAGACCAGAGCTACGACTCCAGGCCCATGTGAATGCTAACTATGTGCTAATGCCAGATACACCAGGGTGTagaatcaggagcaactggacttggccGTAGTCTCTTGAAGACGTtttttcacctctcatccaagaggcttcttcagttctgactaagttgaGGTCAAACCCAGGTATCTGACCTCAGTGGGAAACACATGGTgtctcaggcctcctcctctgtcgaaGGGATCTTTCTCTATTTTAACATGGATGgcttctttcactctttcaaaCCATATGTCTTCCCTGTCCAAAATATGTACTTGACCCTTAAATTTAAGATTACACAGCGTATAAAGTTATAGTTACTATTCTTTATATAAAAGAACGATTGTTTATTGCATTTATGAAActctacaacaacaaaaagaaaacagttttattgCTGGCCTAGAACTATGCAGGCCTATTTGAGTGCATCccttatttgtggaaaattaataaaggagttttccttttttggattTATCCATGGTTAAGCTTCAAGACTAGCCACCTGCAGGCGGAAGCTAGAGGCGGTGGGCTGTAGTCATGACTACAATGTAGGATGTGAGGCACATTTTTGTTGAAGAATTATTAAAACAGtctattttatttcagtgtcacagtatcacatctatctccaaaataaaagtagccgttattatatatatatatataattttatttttttcatagctAGAGGGAGCCACTGCAGAAGGGCTTAAGAGCCACATGCGGCTCCAGAGCCGCAGGCCGCCTATCCCTGGCTTATACTAATACTTTTAATTCAGTCATTTTACTTGAGCAACATTTGTCTCTGGGTCTCTTCTGTTGATCAGAACGTGCAGGCAAAGTGGCTCCGTCTGTGTTCAGCGGCGTGAGGTCGGGGACGGAGACGGCCCTGGACAAGCCTGCCGCTGCCAAAGCTCCAGGAGCCAGTGTGTTCAGCAAGTAAAGACACACCAGAGGACAACACAGAGGAGACACGCTGTCGTCTTTGAGTCACCAGTCTTACTGCACATTTATGactgcaaagtgtgtgtgtgtgtgtgtgtgtgtgttctatttttgtatttcatattttgggaGAGACAGTGGGCTTGTTTTGTGCTAGTGTGTTGATATTACGGTTATATGAGGAGTTATTGTGCATTGCAGTTTGGTCGGTGCATCAGATTTGGACAATTGCTTAGGTTTTTAATGTGGCCTATGACCtgtgcattcattttttcattttattcatgggtggacaaaaagtaaaaaacaaaccatttgcttatttgttcagtttttttttacctgacaaTTGTCATCAATAAATGATTTCCCCCTTTATAGAATGGTTAGGTTtgttatctttattattattaataggaTAAACGTTGTAGATCCCACACCAGGGAAACTGTAACCAATATTTATTTAGTCTTCAGTATATGCATAACGTTTGGTctaaatgttataaaatgttatttagtTAAC is a window from the Scophthalmus maximus strain ysfricsl-2021 chromosome 6, ASM2237912v1, whole genome shotgun sequence genome containing:
- the LOC118309152 gene encoding musculoskeletal embryonic nuclear protein 1-like isoform X2 yields the protein MSQPGEVKKKKRPPVKEEDLKGARSKLGLKGEVKSKTYEVMAECERAGKVAPSVFSGVRSGTETALDKPAAAKAPGASVFSK